The segment AAGCACACTCCGCATTCGCGCCACGGAATGGGCATCGACCACCCAAAACGAGATCCGTCAGCGTCAATCGCCGCGCGGCACGCTGAAACATTGGAAAGCCAGCTTCTCAGCCAACTTTCGTGCATAGTTCAGGCTAGATGCATGGCCTTGAAGACATCGAGGCCAGGGGCCCACAGATGCGCGATGGGGTCGACGTCCACGTGGATGACCGCGGGCCCACCGCTCGCCACGCAACGTTCGAGGGCCGGCTCGAGATCGCAGGCGCGCGAGATCCGTTCGCCGTGGGCGCCCATGCTTTCGGCCAGTTTGTCGAAGCAGATCTCCTTGAAGTCCGTGTTCAGCGTCTGATCGGAAGGCAAGCTTCGTTTTTCGTTCATCTGGTCCGGGTCGAGTGCCATGCTCTGCCCGTACTTCACCATCCCCCACGCCTTGTCGCAGAGCACCAGGAAGATGATCGGCAACTCGTTCCGCACCGCGGTCTCGATTTCCTGGGGATGGAAGCCCATCGCTCCGTCGCCGAGGATGCAGTAGACCTGTCGATCCGGATGGGCGATCTGGGCGCCCAGGGCCTGTCCAATGCCGGCACCTAGCATTCCGAACTTGAATGTGCTGAGCAGGCTTCCAGGCACACGATTCTCGTGGTAGAGGTTCGTCCAGACCGCCGTGTTGCCACCATCGATGACCAGCACCGCATCGTCTTCGAAGAACTCTCGACAAATCAGCGGCACGTGAGCGGTATGAATCGGGTCTTCATCGAGAGCGTTCGGGGCGCTGCGAAGGAAATCCCGTAGGGCATTCTTCGTCGCCGCGAACTCCTCCAGCTTCGCTTCCCTTTCGGCGAGATGCGGAGAGGGCTCGCGTCCCTTCAGCTCCGCCAACAGCGTTTCGAGGAATGCCCCTACGTCGGCGACGATTGCGACATCGACGGGCTTGTTCACCCCGAGGATGGTCTCGTCCACATCCACCTGGATCAGGGTCTGGTTCTCCGGGGAACCCCAGTAGGGAGGCTTCCCCCACCAATCGGTCTCACCGAAGCGGCTGCCGAGCGCGAGTACCACATCCGCACCGCTGCGAACCTGATCGATCAACGGTGGCAGAACGGGAATGGCATTGGGCAGGCGCTCGTCCACCGCCGGGCGACCGCCCCAACTGAACGTGATCGGCGCGCGAAGGCTGCAGGCGAGCTCCTCCATCAACTGGCCTGCGCCGGCGTGCACGACGCCACTGCCAACTTGTACGAGGGGCGCGCGGGCGTCGACGAGCATGTCTGCTGCCTCGCGCACCAATGCCGATGACGGCAAGAGTGGATCCATCCTTCGGTAGCGTTTCGGCTTCCGCAGTTCAGGCGCTGCTTCGAAGCTCCCGTTCAGAACATCCTCCGGGATGCTCACGTGGACGGCACCAGGGCGCCCCTGGAACGAGACGCGAAATGCCCGGCGCAGGGTCTCGGGCAGGCGCTCGA is part of the bacterium genome and harbors:
- a CDS encoding thiamine pyrophosphate-binding protein, whose product is MTSITGGELVARMLEAEGVEVVFGIIDGSYFGLTSSLSKRGIRLVTPRHESTAAHMAGAYARSTGRLGVCLASNGPGAANILPGVAVENGEGNRVLILTSWRRGPIVGPDRGGTYQYFDQVGVTKPMTKWTGAAATFERLPETLRRAFRVSFQGRPGAVHVSIPEDVLNGSFEAAPELRKPKRYRRMDPLLPSSALVREAADMLVDARAPLVQVGSGVVHAGAGQLMEELACSLRAPITFSWGGRPAVDERLPNAIPVLPPLIDQVRSGADVVLALGSRFGETDWWGKPPYWGSPENQTLIQVDVDETILGVNKPVDVAIVADVGAFLETLLAELKGREPSPHLAEREAKLEEFAATKNALRDFLRSAPNALDEDPIHTAHVPLICREFFEDDAVLVIDGGNTAVWTNLYHENRVPGSLLSTFKFGMLGAGIGQALGAQIAHPDRQVYCILGDGAMGFHPQEIETAVRNELPIIFLVLCDKAWGMVKYGQSMALDPDQMNEKRSLPSDQTLNTDFKEICFDKLAESMGAHGERISRACDLEPALERCVASGGPAVIHVDVDPIAHLWAPGLDVFKAMHLA